A stretch of Myxococcus hansupus DNA encodes these proteins:
- a CDS encoding MlaE family ABC transporter permease: protein MTLLTALGRKGLGAVRGTGALALVVGRTFLALPKLERRELGRALVQFGYGSLPLALATAALAGIIVVLQSGIYVQRLGARAFLGWAAGYGVLWEFGPLLLGLIMSARIGARNAAELALMQVGGQIEGLRGIGLDPFAILVAPRVVAMEVSMLALSTFTFLVAILFESVAALLTLGLPLRVFFGTFSQLLGPWDVLGGVVKTGTFGLAISLLSTTVGLSARGGAQAVGQAAASAVVQGCAAIFILDFVLTAVLAGWMG from the coding sequence ATGACGCTGCTGACGGCACTGGGCCGCAAGGGCCTGGGCGCTGTGCGAGGAACGGGCGCGCTGGCGCTCGTCGTGGGCCGCACATTCCTGGCGCTGCCGAAGCTGGAGCGCCGCGAGCTGGGCCGCGCGCTGGTTCAGTTCGGCTATGGCTCGCTGCCCCTGGCGCTGGCCACGGCCGCGCTGGCGGGCATCATCGTGGTGTTGCAGTCGGGCATCTATGTCCAGCGTCTCGGCGCGCGGGCGTTCCTCGGCTGGGCCGCGGGTTACGGCGTCCTGTGGGAGTTCGGCCCGCTGCTGCTCGGGCTCATCATGTCGGCCCGCATTGGCGCGCGGAACGCGGCGGAGCTGGCGCTGATGCAGGTGGGCGGTCAAATCGAGGGCTTGCGCGGCATCGGGCTCGACCCCTTCGCCATCCTCGTCGCCCCCCGCGTGGTGGCCATGGAGGTGAGCATGCTGGCGCTGAGCACCTTCACCTTCCTGGTGGCCATCCTCTTCGAGTCCGTGGCCGCCCTCCTCACGCTGGGCCTGCCCCTCCGTGTGTTCTTCGGCACGTTCTCCCAACTGCTGGGCCCGTGGGATGTCCTGGGCGGCGTGGTGAAGACGGGCACCTTCGGGCTGGCCATCTCGCTGCTGTCCACCACGGTGGGGCTCTCCGCCCGGGGCGGCGCGCAGGCCGTGGGACAGGCGGCGGCGAGCGCGGTGGTGCAGGGCTGCGCGGCCATCTTCATCCTCGACTTCGTGCTCACGGCGGTGCTCGCGGGGTGGATGGGATGA
- a CDS encoding alpha/beta hydrolase family protein, which yields MDATHSVGFTRLTFEDPARQRTLKTVLWYPSAQGTPMVEHVASPIFVPFHAAKDAPAASTQARWPLVVLSHGNGGEAINMSWFGAHLAAHGFMVVSVNHPGNSYGDTSPEGYVRGWERPRDFTALLDGLLAHPSWGPRVDVERIGSAGHSMGGYTALALVGARLNLKFLADVCTSPATRAHLGCEELRDVDYSRIDFAEARASYQDSRVRAAFAMAPGMAGTYEARDVADITAPVALVLAKGDELMPHEENGVHLAKLLPAAKTVVLEDAAHFTFLPQCAELGFKVAPMLCRDAKPGTRADSQTRTNAEAVAFFRRALDVQAR from the coding sequence GTGGACGCCACACACTCGGTGGGATTCACGCGGCTGACCTTCGAGGACCCGGCGCGTCAGCGCACGTTGAAGACGGTGCTCTGGTATCCCAGCGCGCAGGGCACGCCGATGGTGGAGCACGTGGCCTCTCCCATCTTCGTCCCGTTCCATGCCGCGAAGGACGCACCCGCTGCCAGCACTCAGGCGCGCTGGCCCTTGGTCGTGCTGTCACACGGCAACGGTGGCGAGGCCATCAACATGTCGTGGTTCGGCGCGCACCTGGCGGCCCATGGCTTCATGGTCGTGTCGGTGAACCACCCGGGGAACTCGTACGGCGACACGAGCCCGGAGGGCTACGTGCGGGGCTGGGAGCGGCCTCGGGACTTCACGGCGCTCCTGGACGGCTTGCTGGCGCACCCGAGTTGGGGGCCTCGCGTGGATGTGGAGCGCATCGGTTCCGCGGGCCATTCCATGGGCGGCTACACGGCGCTGGCCCTCGTCGGAGCGCGGTTGAACCTGAAGTTCCTCGCGGACGTCTGCACGTCGCCGGCCACCCGGGCGCACCTGGGATGCGAGGAGCTGCGCGACGTGGACTACAGCCGCATCGACTTCGCGGAGGCGCGCGCGTCGTACCAGGACTCGCGAGTCCGCGCGGCCTTCGCCATGGCGCCGGGGATGGCCGGCACCTATGAGGCCCGCGACGTGGCGGACATCACCGCGCCGGTCGCCCTGGTGCTCGCGAAAGGGGACGAGCTGATGCCTCACGAGGAGAACGGCGTCCACCTCGCGAAGCTGCTGCCCGCCGCGAAGACGGTGGTCCTGGAGGACGCGGCTCACTTCACGTTCCTGCCCCAGTGCGCGGAGCTGGGGTTCAAGGTGGCGCCCATGCTGTGCCGGGACGCGAAGCCTGGAACGAGGGCGGACTCGCAGACGCGGACGAACGCCGAGGCCGTGGCGTTCTTCCGGCGGGCCTTGGACGTTCAGGCCCGGTGA
- a CDS encoding putative metal-binding motif-containing protein, which translates to MAWVLVVMASVSGCKKEETPPQAGAIRALVSYATFRPACLTLSITDVADPTRTESTDVRVDPNARSDIRTVAIIGREGWSRNLRLVASAHERSCNGPLVALQEVTAQVPEVGTTDVMLALRADDLDDDGYVSAEGQYPGSDCDDTNPDIHPGATELCDGVDNNCVNGEADAPGGATYYRDVDGDGFGDPFALPSLSCIPPEGYVLESGDCNDRDPNVFPQPLELRCDNRDDNCDGQVDNAPFDVGTACMTAQNCGGTRQCTPDQLAAVCSSAEQPVEWFIDEDGDGRAGTSVGLWCANPPGENAVTERTDCDESSRYVFNGATEVCDRMDNDCDGQVDEHIASCDPAAWTSNSDSPNDTQWRAVAPYSGNRGWLAGDASRLAHVDGNTVTLVTGCPGIWRSAWTTNDGRVFLGSSAGTFTTRRATDTAPCVDVAGPGAAQINGIVGFENGNTVTLYAVDSEGRIIRWTHVEGAPTQAAPVLLQQVVSNLRAIDGTTPGTLFAAGTEVVGGSSRPVVWRGPADGGSTWTHENLGTLPSGGFLRSIRALSATRVVAAGDTGLLMELNGTTWTVKPRLTLESMATADIRAMVAFGSKAIYAVSSGSNAIHFFNGETWSSSAPPSHTTHTLGATGPTDIWAAGSTGVLLRWQP; encoded by the coding sequence ATGGCGTGGGTTCTTGTGGTGATGGCCTCCGTTTCCGGCTGCAAGAAGGAGGAGACTCCACCTCAAGCGGGTGCGATCCGCGCACTCGTCTCGTATGCGACGTTTCGTCCGGCCTGCCTCACGCTGTCCATCACCGACGTGGCCGACCCGACCCGCACCGAATCCACCGACGTCCGGGTGGATCCCAACGCCCGCAGCGACATCCGGACGGTGGCCATCATCGGCCGCGAGGGCTGGAGCCGGAACCTCCGGTTGGTCGCCTCCGCTCATGAGCGCTCCTGCAATGGCCCGCTGGTCGCGCTGCAAGAAGTGACGGCCCAGGTGCCGGAGGTGGGCACCACGGACGTCATGCTGGCCCTGCGCGCCGACGACCTGGACGATGACGGCTACGTCTCCGCCGAGGGGCAGTACCCGGGCTCGGACTGCGACGACACCAACCCCGACATCCATCCTGGCGCGACGGAGCTCTGCGACGGCGTGGACAACAACTGCGTCAATGGCGAGGCGGACGCCCCGGGCGGCGCGACGTACTACCGCGACGTGGACGGAGACGGCTTTGGCGACCCGTTCGCCCTGCCCAGCCTCTCCTGCATCCCGCCCGAGGGTTACGTCCTGGAGTCCGGAGACTGCAACGACCGGGACCCGAACGTGTTCCCCCAGCCCCTCGAGCTCCGGTGCGATAACAGGGATGACAACTGCGACGGCCAGGTGGACAACGCGCCGTTCGACGTGGGCACCGCGTGCATGACGGCGCAGAACTGCGGCGGCACCAGGCAGTGCACCCCGGACCAGTTGGCGGCGGTGTGCAGCAGCGCCGAGCAGCCCGTGGAGTGGTTCATCGACGAGGACGGTGACGGACGGGCCGGCACCTCCGTGGGCCTGTGGTGCGCGAATCCGCCGGGCGAGAACGCGGTGACGGAGCGGACGGATTGCGACGAGAGCTCGCGCTACGTGTTCAACGGCGCCACCGAGGTGTGCGACCGGATGGACAACGACTGTGATGGCCAGGTGGATGAGCACATCGCGTCCTGCGATCCGGCGGCCTGGACGTCCAACAGCGACTCTCCCAACGACACGCAGTGGCGCGCGGTGGCGCCGTACAGTGGGAACAGGGGTTGGCTCGCGGGTGACGCCAGTCGGCTCGCCCACGTCGACGGGAACACCGTGACGCTGGTGACGGGTTGCCCTGGCATTTGGAGGTCCGCGTGGACCACGAACGACGGCCGCGTGTTCCTGGGCTCGAGCGCGGGCACCTTCACCACCCGCCGGGCCACCGACACCGCACCGTGCGTCGACGTCGCCGGCCCGGGAGCCGCGCAGATCAACGGCATCGTGGGCTTCGAGAACGGCAACACCGTGACGCTCTACGCGGTGGACAGCGAGGGCCGCATCATCCGGTGGACCCACGTGGAGGGTGCGCCGACGCAGGCGGCCCCCGTGCTCCTTCAGCAGGTCGTCAGCAACCTGCGCGCCATTGACGGCACGACGCCGGGGACGCTGTTCGCCGCGGGGACCGAGGTGGTGGGTGGCTCCAGCCGTCCGGTGGTCTGGCGCGGCCCCGCGGATGGGGGGAGCACGTGGACCCATGAAAACCTGGGGACCCTCCCCTCGGGGGGCTTCCTGCGTAGCATCCGGGCGCTCTCCGCGACGCGCGTCGTCGCCGCGGGCGACACCGGCCTGCTGATGGAGTTGAACGGGACGACCTGGACCGTGAAGCCGCGACTCACCTTGGAATCCATGGCCACCGCGGACATCCGCGCGATGGTGGCCTTCGGCAGCAAGGCGATCTACGCCGTGAGCTCGGGCAGCAACGCCATCCACTTCTTCAACGGAGAGACGTGGAGCTCGAGCGCCCCCCCGAGCCACACGACGCACACGCTGGGCGCCACCGGCCCGACGGACATCTGGGCCGCGGGTTCCACCGGCGTGCTCTTGCGCTGGCAGCCCTGA
- a CDS encoding efflux RND transporter permease subunit, with protein MNITEACIKKPVLAWMIMAATIVFGLVAAQRIGISQFPDVDFPTINISVTWEGANPEAVESDVLEFIEEAVTQVEGVTAINSTARQGGGNITVELDLSRNVDLALQDVQTKVSQVQRRLPLDIDPPIISKSNPEDQPILWVGVSGPFSQQVVSDYARYRVKEKLQTIPGVGEVQLGGLLERNVRIWVDAQKLDALGLTVADVSAALQREHVELPAGRIETQGREVNVRVMGEALDLETLRRIIIREQNGFPIYLNDVALVEDGFEDVRRMARINGEPAQGLGIKKQRGANAVAVAQGIRAELDKMQKDLPEGMQLGINFDSTQFIEESVHEIEFELMLACILTAFVCWVFLGSLSSTMNVVLAIPMSLLGTVAVIYFLGFTLNTFTLLGLALAVGIVVDDAIMVLENIFRHSEEGKDRVRAAREGTAEITFAALAATFAVVAIFLPVVFMSGVIGKYFLQFGVTLCVAVLLSYVEAITLAPARCAQLLKTSREGRSRIGVWVDRAFEKLERVYARTLAWGLKRPWWVLAVSVALTASSVFVFRALPGEFVPSQDQSRLLVRMQTAVGSNIDETNRLFLRAEEFASSRPEVTRVFSVVGGFGSGAVNTGIMFVSLKPPDERMPQAEFQQILRKEFNSYPGLRAVVQDQSQSGFTAQRGFPVEFSVRGSDWEQLVEASQDMRERLQASGKVVDVDTDYQLGMPELRITPDRGRAADLGVPIQAVATTINALVGGVRVGKYSTGGRRIDVRMRLLKDQRSRPEDLSTLKVRTASGALVPLSSLVTQEERPALQAITRRDRERAISVFANVAPSSNQEEALATVERLAKELPGGVRVVAGGASVAFRDSMSSLFFALFLGIGVAYMVLGAQFNSFLHPVTVLTILPLSVAGAAFALFATGTTLNIFSMIGLLLLMGIVKKNSIILVDYALQERERGADAMQAMLRAGPVRLRPILMTSTATMMAAVPAALALGAGSETRAPMSIAVLGGLSVSTVLSLLVVPAFYVVADRIKERLGARFGKKDDPTQEPPQHPGHGDAPRPAAHG; from the coding sequence ATGAACATCACCGAGGCGTGCATCAAGAAGCCGGTGCTGGCGTGGATGATCATGGCGGCCACCATCGTCTTCGGACTGGTGGCGGCGCAGCGCATTGGCATCAGCCAGTTCCCGGACGTCGACTTCCCCACCATCAACATCTCCGTGACATGGGAAGGCGCCAACCCGGAGGCGGTGGAGAGCGACGTCCTCGAGTTCATCGAGGAGGCGGTGACGCAGGTGGAGGGCGTCACGGCCATCAACTCCACCGCGCGCCAGGGTGGCGGCAACATCACCGTCGAGCTCGACCTGTCGCGCAACGTGGACCTGGCGCTCCAGGACGTGCAGACCAAGGTGAGCCAGGTGCAGCGCCGGCTCCCGCTGGACATCGATCCGCCCATCATCTCCAAGTCGAACCCGGAGGACCAACCCATCCTCTGGGTGGGCGTGTCCGGGCCCTTCAGCCAGCAGGTGGTGAGTGACTACGCCCGCTACCGCGTGAAGGAGAAGCTGCAGACGATTCCCGGCGTGGGCGAGGTGCAGCTCGGCGGCCTCCTGGAGCGCAACGTCCGCATCTGGGTGGACGCTCAGAAGCTGGACGCGCTGGGGCTCACCGTCGCGGATGTGTCCGCCGCGCTCCAGCGCGAGCACGTGGAGCTGCCCGCGGGCCGCATCGAGACGCAGGGCCGCGAGGTCAACGTCCGCGTCATGGGCGAGGCGCTGGACCTGGAGACGCTGCGGCGCATCATCATCCGCGAGCAGAACGGCTTCCCCATCTACCTGAACGACGTGGCCCTGGTGGAGGACGGCTTCGAGGACGTGCGACGCATGGCGCGCATCAACGGCGAGCCGGCGCAGGGCCTGGGCATCAAGAAGCAGCGCGGCGCCAACGCCGTGGCCGTGGCGCAGGGCATCCGCGCCGAACTCGACAAGATGCAGAAGGACCTGCCGGAGGGGATGCAGCTTGGCATCAACTTCGACTCGACGCAGTTCATCGAGGAGAGCGTCCACGAGATTGAGTTCGAGCTGATGCTCGCGTGCATCCTCACCGCCTTCGTGTGCTGGGTGTTCCTGGGCTCGCTGTCCAGCACCATGAACGTGGTGCTCGCCATCCCCATGTCGCTGCTGGGCACGGTGGCGGTCATCTACTTCCTGGGCTTCACGCTCAACACCTTCACGCTGCTGGGGCTGGCGCTGGCGGTGGGCATCGTCGTGGACGACGCCATCATGGTGCTGGAGAACATCTTCCGGCACTCGGAGGAAGGGAAGGACCGCGTGCGCGCCGCGCGCGAGGGCACCGCGGAGATCACCTTCGCCGCGCTGGCGGCCACCTTCGCCGTGGTGGCCATCTTCCTGCCCGTCGTCTTCATGAGTGGCGTCATCGGCAAGTACTTCCTCCAGTTCGGCGTGACGCTGTGCGTGGCGGTGCTGCTGTCCTACGTGGAGGCCATCACCCTGGCGCCCGCGCGGTGCGCACAGTTGTTGAAGACGTCGCGCGAGGGCCGCAGCCGCATTGGCGTGTGGGTGGACCGGGCGTTCGAGAAGCTGGAGCGCGTCTACGCGCGCACCCTGGCCTGGGGCCTGAAGCGGCCCTGGTGGGTCTTGGCCGTGTCGGTGGCGCTGACGGCCTCCAGCGTGTTCGTCTTCCGGGCGTTGCCGGGGGAGTTCGTGCCATCGCAGGACCAGAGCCGCCTGCTGGTGCGGATGCAGACGGCGGTGGGCAGCAACATCGACGAGACGAACCGGCTGTTCCTGCGCGCCGAGGAGTTCGCCAGCAGCCGGCCGGAGGTGACGCGCGTCTTCTCCGTCGTCGGTGGTTTCGGCAGCGGCGCGGTCAACACCGGCATCATGTTCGTCAGCTTGAAGCCGCCCGACGAGCGCATGCCGCAAGCGGAGTTCCAGCAGATCCTCCGCAAGGAGTTCAACAGCTACCCGGGCCTGCGCGCGGTGGTGCAGGACCAGTCGCAAAGCGGCTTCACGGCGCAGCGCGGCTTCCCGGTGGAGTTCAGCGTGCGCGGCTCCGACTGGGAGCAGTTGGTGGAAGCCAGTCAGGACATGCGCGAGCGGCTCCAGGCCAGCGGCAAGGTGGTGGACGTGGACACGGACTACCAGCTCGGCATGCCGGAGCTGCGCATCACCCCGGACCGGGGCCGCGCGGCGGACCTGGGCGTGCCCATCCAGGCCGTGGCCACCACCATCAACGCGCTGGTGGGCGGCGTGCGCGTGGGCAAGTACAGCACCGGGGGGCGGCGCATCGACGTGCGCATGCGCCTCTTGAAGGACCAGCGCTCGCGGCCCGAGGACCTGTCGACGTTGAAGGTCCGCACGGCCAGCGGCGCCCTGGTGCCCCTGTCGTCGCTGGTGACGCAGGAGGAGCGGCCCGCGCTCCAGGCCATCACCCGCAGGGACCGGGAGCGCGCCATCAGCGTGTTCGCGAACGTGGCGCCGAGCTCGAATCAGGAAGAGGCGCTGGCCACGGTGGAGCGTCTGGCGAAGGAGCTGCCCGGCGGCGTGCGCGTGGTGGCGGGCGGCGCCAGCGTGGCCTTCCGTGACTCGATGAGTAGCCTGTTCTTCGCGCTCTTCCTCGGGATTGGCGTGGCGTACATGGTGCTGGGCGCGCAGTTCAATTCGTTCCTGCACCCGGTGACGGTGCTCACGATTCTGCCGCTGTCGGTGGCGGGGGCCGCGTTCGCGCTCTTCGCCACGGGCACCACGCTGAACATCTTCAGCATGATTGGTCTGCTGCTGCTGATGGGCATCGTGAAGAAGAACTCCATCATCCTGGTGGACTACGCGTTGCAAGAACGGGAGCGCGGCGCGGACGCGATGCAGGCCATGCTGCGCGCGGGGCCGGTGCGGTTGCGGCCCATCCTCATGACGTCCACGGCGACGATGATGGCGGCGGTGCCGGCGGCGCTGGCGCTGGGCGCGGGCTCGGAGACGCGCGCGCCCATGTCCATCGCGGTGCTCGGTGGGCTGTCGGTGTCCACGGTGCTCAGCTTGCTCGTGGTGCCCGCGTTCTACGTGGTCGCGGACCGCATCAAGGAGCGGCTGGGGGCGCGCTTCGGGAAGAAGGACGACCCGACCCAAGAGCCGCCGCAGCACCCGGGACACGGGGATGCGCCCCGGCCCGCGGCGCACGGGTGA
- a CDS encoding ABC transporter ATP-binding protein, translating into MNLRTDGLTVRYGARQVLSEVTCALPEGTQALVLGRSGAGKTTWVKALAGLVRPTAGAVRWDAQDAAALSPAQRRERQAAFGMVFQTDALFDSMTVLENVMLPLTRRHVAEDEARARAVEVLRAVGLADAAGTLPERLSGGMKKRAGIARALAARPSVVLADDPFAGLDPGTARQVARVLLDVSKGGTLLVVATEAPADLPLPRWLFFRGGRLVHDGPPAPELEDAPDEVPA; encoded by the coding sequence ATGAACCTGCGCACGGACGGCCTCACGGTGCGGTACGGAGCGCGGCAGGTGCTGTCCGAGGTGACGTGCGCGCTGCCCGAGGGCACCCAGGCGCTGGTGCTAGGCCGCTCGGGCGCGGGGAAGACGACGTGGGTGAAGGCCCTGGCCGGGCTCGTGCGGCCCACGGCGGGCGCGGTGCGGTGGGATGCGCAGGACGCGGCGGCGCTCTCCCCCGCGCAACGCCGGGAGCGTCAGGCCGCGTTTGGCATGGTGTTCCAGACGGACGCCCTGTTCGACTCGATGACGGTGCTGGAGAACGTGATGCTTCCCCTCACCCGCCGGCACGTCGCCGAGGATGAAGCCCGGGCCCGCGCCGTGGAGGTGCTGCGCGCGGTGGGACTGGCGGACGCGGCGGGCACGCTGCCCGAGCGGCTGTCGGGCGGCATGAAGAAGCGCGCGGGCATCGCACGGGCCCTGGCGGCGCGGCCGTCCGTGGTGCTCGCGGATGACCCTTTCGCGGGGTTGGACCCGGGCACCGCGCGGCAGGTGGCGCGGGTGCTGCTGGACGTCTCCAAGGGCGGCACGCTGCTCGTCGTGGCGACGGAGGCCCCCGCCGACCTGCCCCTGCCCCGGTGGCTGTTCTTTCGCGGCGGACGCCTGGTGCATGACGGCCCACCCGCCCCCGAGCTGGAGGACGCACCGGACGAGGTGCCCGCATGA
- a CDS encoding SMI1/KNR4 family protein encodes MLMAELLAEVSRLHHPNPPATPAQIEAFEKRVGWTLDSDLRAFYLHCDGANLFDSRTPVFRDPAFSFLPLSRIQRARVVMSQDDTDKTGPASWYVACEVRDSNYILLDVSHQEAGRYPIRDGYREGFPDPDYCRQIARSFSEFLTGALRSNGRWFWLPEQ; translated from the coding sequence ATGCTGATGGCCGAACTACTTGCCGAGGTTTCGCGCCTTCACCATCCGAACCCTCCTGCGACGCCCGCGCAAATCGAAGCGTTCGAGAAGCGGGTCGGATGGACGCTGGATTCGGACCTTCGCGCTTTCTACCTCCATTGCGATGGCGCCAACCTCTTCGACTCCCGAACCCCCGTGTTCAGGGACCCGGCATTCTCGTTTCTCCCCCTGTCGCGGATTCAGCGCGCGCGGGTGGTCATGAGCCAGGACGACACCGATAAGACCGGTCCCGCGTCCTGGTACGTGGCGTGTGAAGTGAGGGACAGCAATTACATCCTCCTCGATGTAAGCCACCAAGAGGCTGGCCGGTACCCCATTCGCGATGGATACCGCGAGGGGTTCCCGGACCCGGACTACTGCCGCCAAATCGCGCGCTCCTTCTCTGAATTTCTGACTGGCGCGCTGCGCTCCAATGGGCGCTGGTTCTGGCTGCCGGAGCAATAA
- a CDS encoding efflux RND transporter periplasmic adaptor subunit, which translates to MRRAGTLGLAVAALALGAGCKKDSQSAPAGAAKGGPARGPTQFPVEVSPVEAQDVEYVVDAVGSVEAFERVQITARVPGAVERVLFTEGQSVKKGDVLAEIEPARYAIAVRSAEATLARARATLVEAEAGSKRRTAVNEASPGLLPAEQLETFEARARTAQADVASAKALLDQAQLNQRDAYVRAPMDGVLQTRTVQTGQYVQPGIVLATLLRREPLLLRFTVPASDVGRIQPGMPARFSVRAVGGAFTAKITHVAAAADDASRMVPVTAEVTGEAAEKLRPGAFATVAVPVETRGGSPVIPQTAVRASERGFLAYVVEGDKARERVLELGLRTGDGRVEVREGLKPGETLVVRGGEALRDGVSVRVAQGPKPTVTGEPRAAPETANGGGGAGR; encoded by the coding sequence ATGCGACGTGCAGGGACGTTGGGACTGGCCGTGGCCGCGCTGGCCTTGGGGGCCGGCTGCAAGAAGGACTCGCAGAGCGCTCCGGCCGGCGCGGCGAAGGGCGGTCCCGCGCGGGGCCCCACCCAGTTCCCCGTCGAGGTGTCGCCCGTCGAGGCCCAGGACGTGGAGTACGTCGTTGACGCGGTGGGCTCCGTGGAGGCCTTCGAGCGGGTGCAGATCACCGCGCGCGTCCCCGGCGCCGTGGAGCGTGTGCTGTTCACGGAAGGCCAGTCGGTGAAGAAGGGGGACGTGCTCGCGGAGATCGAGCCGGCCCGGTACGCCATCGCCGTGCGCTCCGCCGAGGCCACCCTGGCGCGCGCCCGGGCCACGTTGGTGGAGGCGGAAGCCGGCTCCAAGCGCCGCACCGCCGTCAACGAGGCCAGCCCGGGCTTGCTGCCCGCCGAGCAACTGGAGACCTTCGAGGCCCGCGCGCGCACCGCGCAGGCGGACGTGGCCTCCGCGAAGGCGCTGCTCGACCAGGCGCAGCTCAACCAGCGGGATGCCTACGTGCGCGCGCCCATGGACGGCGTGCTCCAGACGCGCACGGTGCAGACGGGGCAGTACGTGCAGCCGGGCATCGTGCTGGCCACGCTGCTGCGGCGCGAGCCGTTGCTCCTGCGCTTCACCGTCCCCGCGTCGGACGTGGGGCGCATCCAGCCGGGGATGCCGGCGCGCTTCTCCGTGCGCGCGGTGGGCGGCGCGTTCACCGCGAAGATCACCCACGTCGCCGCCGCCGCGGACGACGCCAGCCGCATGGTGCCGGTGACGGCCGAGGTGACGGGCGAGGCCGCCGAGAAGCTGCGCCCCGGCGCGTTCGCCACGGTGGCGGTGCCGGTGGAGACGCGCGGCGGCAGCCCCGTGATTCCGCAGACGGCGGTGCGCGCCAGCGAGCGAGGCTTCCTGGCCTACGTGGTGGAGGGCGACAAGGCCCGCGAGCGCGTGTTGGAGCTGGGCCTTCGCACGGGAGACGGCCGGGTGGAGGTCCGCGAAGGCTTGAAGCCCGGCGAGACGCTGGTGGTGCGCGGCGGCGAGGCCCTGCGCGATGGCGTGAGCGTGCGCGTGGCCCAGGGTCCCAAGCCCACCGTCACGGGTGAGCCCCGCGCGGCTCCGGAGACGGCCAACGGCGGTGGAGGCGCTGGCAGATGA
- a CDS encoding TolC family protein, whose protein sequence is MPRPCCHALTVPLCAWLALSASEARSQQPEVPGATSEATPAGPQPPPPLPGGAQPGTGGPLTLEQAVSLAAKRNEVALAAEQQSEAAKARVARARAFFFPELTGTGTYTRRLNEVTRVVGGQTVVIQRNNAFNANFVASMPLFDARGIFLYRAARRDEDAAKWEAVEARRQIGFEAANAFLSTLAQEQVYRAAEQRLAFARQSLADASARAKAGLASSNDVTRAELEAASAEVQMSNARNAAQTTRLELGFLLVSPVENALAPPDTLLTDASRTADSHDALAAGAVDRRPDILAARLRVDALDESAQEPLARLLPTLGANANYRLTNEAGLAGRTGDGFLGVNLIWNFFDGGERYAERRERVALRKAAELQVQATTRRVDVDIEQARVALENAQAALAQSDLAVRTARQNAEEQGILYRQGLSTALTVADASLRQFEAEVAYAQSRFALGVALLGLRAAVGLDPLGNEP, encoded by the coding sequence ATGCCCAGACCCTGTTGTCACGCCCTCACCGTGCCCCTCTGCGCCTGGCTCGCGCTGTCCGCGTCCGAGGCCCGGAGCCAGCAGCCCGAGGTCCCCGGCGCCACCTCCGAGGCCACCCCCGCCGGCCCGCAACCCCCGCCTCCTTTGCCTGGAGGCGCCCAGCCCGGGACGGGCGGTCCGCTGACGCTGGAACAAGCGGTCTCCCTTGCCGCGAAGCGCAACGAGGTGGCCCTGGCCGCCGAGCAGCAATCCGAGGCCGCCAAGGCCCGGGTGGCTCGGGCCCGGGCCTTCTTCTTTCCTGAGCTGACGGGCACGGGGACCTACACGCGGCGCCTCAACGAGGTGACGCGCGTTGTTGGCGGCCAGACAGTGGTCATCCAGCGCAACAACGCGTTCAACGCCAACTTCGTCGCCAGCATGCCGCTGTTCGACGCCCGGGGCATCTTCCTCTATCGCGCGGCGCGTCGCGACGAAGACGCGGCGAAGTGGGAGGCCGTGGAGGCCCGCCGGCAGATCGGCTTCGAGGCCGCCAACGCCTTCCTCTCCACCCTGGCCCAGGAGCAGGTCTACCGCGCCGCCGAGCAGCGGTTGGCCTTCGCCCGGCAGTCGCTCGCGGATGCGTCCGCTCGCGCCAAGGCCGGCCTGGCGAGCAGCAATGACGTGACGCGCGCGGAGCTGGAAGCGGCCAGCGCCGAGGTGCAGATGTCGAACGCGCGCAACGCCGCGCAGACGACCCGCCTGGAGCTGGGCTTCCTGCTCGTCTCCCCGGTGGAGAACGCCCTGGCGCCGCCGGACACGCTGCTGACGGATGCCAGCCGGACGGCGGACTCGCATGACGCGCTGGCGGCGGGCGCGGTGGACCGGCGGCCGGACATCCTAGCGGCCCGGCTGCGCGTGGACGCGCTGGACGAGAGCGCACAGGAGCCCCTGGCCCGCCTGCTGCCCACCTTGGGAGCGAACGCGAACTACCGGCTCACCAACGAAGCGGGCCTCGCGGGCCGCACGGGCGACGGCTTCCTGGGCGTCAACCTCATCTGGAACTTCTTCGACGGCGGCGAGCGCTACGCCGAGCGCCGTGAGCGCGTGGCGCTGCGGAAGGCCGCCGAGCTCCAGGTCCAGGCCACCACGCGCCGCGTGGACGTGGACATCGAGCAGGCGAGGGTGGCACTGGAGAACGCGCAGGCCGCCCTGGCGCAGAGCGACCTGGCGGTCCGCACCGCGCGGCAGAACGCGGAGGAGCAGGGGATTCTGTACCGTCAGGGTTTGTCCACGGCACTGACGGTGGCGGATGCCTCGCTGCGGCAGTTCGAGGCGGAGGTGGCGTATGCCCAGAGCCGATTCGCGCTGGGCGTGGCGCTGCTGGGACTGCGTGCGGCTGTCGGACTCGACCCATTGGGGAATGAACCGTGA